A single region of the Fusarium keratoplasticum isolate Fu6.1 chromosome 7, whole genome shotgun sequence genome encodes:
- a CDS encoding hypothetical protein (Expressed protein), whose protein sequence is MFTKTACSLLVLASAAQGFKFTGPEGDSLDVTKNITITWKQENKTTDNYEIGYKINISAGEYIWSPSENTRKELAKYKDALTKNKIFRFQAELHDGDEKTQDDVFSSNYTLTGVEEAEANAGSEVMPTWGLVAGGLAAAGLMMA, encoded by the exons ATGTTCACCAAGACCGCCTGCtctctcctcgtcctggcCTCGGCCGCCCAGGGCTTCAAGTTCACCGGCCCCGAGGGTGACAGCCTCGACGTGACCAaaaacatcaccatcacctgGAAGCAGGAGAACAAAACCACCGACAA CTACGAGATCGGCTACAAAATCAACATATCCGCCGGGGAGTACATTTGGTCGCCGAGCGAAAACACACGCAAGGAGCTGGCAAAGTACAAGGATGCTCtcaccaagaacaagatctTCCGCTTCCAGGCCGAGCtccatgatggagatgaaaaGACCCAGGATGATGTTTTCAGCAGCAACTACACTCTCACTGGAGTGGAAGAGGCGGAGGCTAATGCCGGATCGGAGGTGATGCCTACTTGGGGATTGGTTGCTGGTGGACTTGCGGCGGCTggattgatgatggcataA
- a CDS encoding MFS domain-containing protein: MPQTGNQTSLYNRLVIAFVALGGTTYGYAASIIGSTIGQKGWYKFFDLPEVGEPGYDTITTPAIATANGLFAAGGAVACLILMWACDYFGRLRSIQFGCALGILGGVLQAGAQSLAMFQAGRWIMGMCVGLMATVTPMYLSEMSSPYARGWLVGHHAIFLVFGYMLSSWIGFAVYFSDNQDFGWRFPLAIQVAPPVVLLLGSPWVPRSPRWLMSKGNKGEAWTVLARLRKSPNDPEDLVAREEYYQIEKQLQLDAEKLAAYGGSPWKAVLQKKSYRKRMIIGFLTQWGAEFGGPLIINNYAVILYTSLGQTGYMPLLLSALWLTTAGLIYNPGGAWLHDKVNSRRKMYMTGFVGIIITTSIYCAMISQYAGTGNKAGNAIGVLFMFLYLAFQGTFCNTTMYLYVSEIFPTEIRSIGIGFSLFGQFAATIILLQTAPIGFAEVGWKYFLVVIVWSVLFVPAIYFFWPETARLSLEEIGKQFGDEVAVHITDATAEERAAVDQQLTQHEIVETKDNKALDTTDIAEEVQSSRSSVAGSRV; the protein is encoded by the exons ATGCCCCAAACCGGGAACCAGACGAGTCTGTACAACAGGCTTGTCATTGCTTTTGTTGCTCTCGGAGGCACT ACGTATGGATATGCTGCTTCCATTATCGGCAGTACCATTGGCCAAAAGGGATGGTACAAGTTCTTTGACCTGCCTGAAGTGGGCGAGCCTGGCTACGACACAATCACAACGCCGGCTATCGCCACCGCCAATGGCCTCTTTGCAGCTGGAGGTGCCGTTGCCTGCCTCATTCTCATGTGGGCGTGCGATTACTTTGGCCGTCTACGAAGTATCCAGTTTGGCTGTGCTCTCGGTATTCTTGGCGGAGTGCTACAAGCCGGTGCTCAAAGTCTAGC CATGTTCCAAGCCGGACGATGGATCATGGGAATGTGTGTAGGTCTCATGGCAACAGTAACGCCCATGTACCTCTCCGAAATGTCGAGTCCCTATGCTCGCGGCTGGCTCGTCGGCCACCACGCCATCTTTCTCGTCTTTGGCTACATGCTCTCCTCGTGGATCGGCTTCGCCGTCTACTTTTCCGACAACCAAGACTTTGGATGGAGGTTTCCCCTGGCCATCCAGGTGGCGCCACCCGTGGTGCTCCTCCTGGGTTCCCCGTGGGTTCCACGATCTCCACGTTGGCTCATGTCCAAGGGTAACAAGGGTGAGGCTTGGACCGTGCTTGCTCGTCTTCGAAAGTCGCCCAATGACCCTGAGGATCTCGTCGCTAGGGAAGAGTACTACCAGATTGAGAAGCAGCTTCAGCttgatgctgagaagcttGCTGCTTATGGTGGTAGCCCGTGGAAGGCTGTGCTGCAGAAGAAGAGTTACCGCAAGCGCATGATTATCGGGTTTCTTACACAGTGGGGTGCTGAGTTTGGTGGtcctctcatcatc AACAACTATGCAGTCATTCTCTATACCAGCCTGGGTCAGACTGGCTACATGCCTCTGCTCCTCTCGGCCCTCTGGCTGACCACTGCCGGGCTCATCTATAACCCCGGTGGTGCCTGGCTCcacgacaaggtcaactcGCGCCGCAAGATGTACATGACTGGCTtcgtcggcatcatcatcaccacatcCATCTACTGTGCCATGATCTCCCAGTATGCCGGCACTGGCAACAAGGCAGGTAATGCGATTGGTGTCTTGTTCATGTTCCTGTACCTCGCCTTCCAGGGAACCTTCTGCAACACGACCATGTACCTGTACGTGTCGGAGATTTTCCCGACTGAAATTCGTTCGATCGGCATCGGTTTCTCCCTATTCGGCCAATTCGCCG ccaccatcatcctccttcaAACAGCACCCATTGGCTTTGCAGAAGTGGGTTGGAAGTacttcctcgtcgtcatcgtctggAGTGTTCTCTTCGTGCCTGCGATCTACTTCTTCTGGCCCGAGACCGCCCGGCTATCACTCGAGGAGATCGGAAAGCAGTTTGGCGACGAGGTTGCAGTGCATATCACCGATGCGACCGCTGAGGAGAGGGCGGCTGTGGATCAGCAGCTGACGCAGCACGAGATtgtcgagaccaaggacaaTAAGGCGCTCGATACTACGGACATTGCAGAGGAGGTCCAGTCTAGTCGCAGCAGCGTTGCTGGGTCCAGGGTCTAA